The Ziziphus jujuba cultivar Dongzao chromosome 1, ASM3175591v1 genome segment CCACTCTCTAACAGAAAAATATCAATCTTAcaacattaatattaatataaatgcaAGCGATTCACAAGCAAATGGGATACCTCTTGACCCTCCACCAAGTAATTTGCACATGTGGTCTAGTGCTTCCTGTTCTCGTCGACTCTTCTCCTCCTTTGGGACCCCATCTGAAGGTGTTATGTCCCCAACAATGGCTATTCAAGGAATAAATGTCAAGAAACAATAGGACCCTTACGCAGGCAGACCTCGAAAAAAATCCCCTCAAACTTACTACTGGAACTAGCAAATATACTGGAAAGCATTCAAAGTCAAAGTAAATACAATACCTGCCATAGCTCATTGGcactatatatgaaaaattatattataaaagagACCTCTAGTGGCATTAAATAAATCTCCTTCAACATTTTATGGATCCAGCCATTTTCAACTTCGGGAAGTTGTTACATATCCAAGGAAACAAAGTGAGTGCACTCTCCTGGACAAAGTGGTCACGTCCAATGCTAAAAGGCTTGCCAAAATCATTACAGTGGAACAATGGGCTATCTAATAGGGAAACTTACATAGCAATTATAGAAATTACACTGAAGCACTTACATGGACAGCCATTGTTATTTCAAAGCTAAACTAGCAAAACATTATAGTTGTTAATTTTCCTCTTTTAAGCCAGTTAAcctcattttgtttatttacttgGGCTGAGTATACAATTATCATCTTCTTAAGCCATTCATTTTAATGCCTGACAAAAATCACTTTCCTAATAGATTGAAAAACGCTATTGCAAGGGAAGATGTTATGAAATAATAGCACGGAAATTGTCCATTTATTTAACCTACGCTTAAACATTTCCATTATTCAAACTAAAAGTAGtgtaaagaacaaaaatattctATTCACCTTCTGCAATATCATGAACAATTGCCATTTTTATACACCTGAAAATTATGAGGGAAAAAAATACACTCTCAGCAAACACCTCACGTTTCACTTCAATTAACAAAttcgaaaaaataaatttaaaaaaaaatgataagtacTAAGaggttaaaatgttaaaaaaaaaaaaaaaaaaaaaagcactaacTTTTCACGATCGACACCGGGAATATCGGAAGATATGAGAGCCATTAATCCCATTCGATACATATGATCCGCTACTGATTCTGGATCAACAACATCTCTCCGCACCCATCCAGCTCTTTTCGTTGTCTGATTCCCAgtaaaaccaaaatgaaaacaGACAAACTCAAAAATTATCTTCCACTTTGCCGACATTTTCTCACCAACCAAACACAAAACTGAAAAAgtagtatataaaaaaataaaaaaaaatgaaaaaaaaagaataactcaAATTTCTACCTTAAGGCGGtggcagagagagagaaaatcaaTGGCAGAGGAAGCAGAAGTAGAAGAAGTAGAAGAGGAAGCAGCAGCTCCATCGCCATTTGAAGAAGCAGTAGGTTTGGCACCGTCACAGCTGGTGAGCGACGAAGGGGACGATGATGAAGCATCCGTGGCCATTAGACGACGAAGCCTGAGTGAAGGACTGCGAAGTGTGAGGGATTTGAGCCTCTGCTGAGTCGAAGAAAACGAAGGCAGTAATAAAACCAAAGACGACGACGACGATTTACAGAGCAACAAGGCTCGGCTTCCTCCTGTGCCCATCATCTCCCTTTTTCTGCCTCAATTTTTCGCTCATTTTTTTATCGTGCTTTTAGAAAAGATGCGGTATATGCTGCTGATTCTGACTCGATTCTTGTGGTCGCATCAGCAACGTCCACCTCAGCTCGTGATGGGGTCTTTCTTGGTTTCGACGGTGTTGATCTGGTTGTGGGAAATTCGTGCGTTTGACTCGATACAGATTTCGGGTGAAAGTGTTCTCCTTTCAATGCTAAATCATGAATCATAACCGTCCAGTAGCCCCATTGACATCGAAATCAATGTGGGTTCCAATCTGACGGATAACAAAAGATGTCATGGACGGGAACAGTTTTGTGAGTGCAAATCACCTGGCAAatgtagcaaaaaataaatataggataatattttctaataatatatatatattttggtgttAAACTATTAATAATCCCAAaccaacaacaattaaacaagAATTTCCCAGAATATAGTTAGCAACaaatattagataatttttta includes the following:
- the LOC107419018 gene encoding uncharacterized protein LOC107419018 isoform X1 produces the protein MMGTGGSRALLLCKSSSSSLVLLLPSFSSTQQRLKSLTLRSPSLRLRRLMATDASSSSPSSLTSCDGAKPTASSNGDGAAASSSTSSTSASSAIDFLSLCHRLKTTKRAGWVRRDVVDPESVADHMYRMGLMALISSDIPGVDREKCIKMAIVHDIAEAIVGDITPSDGVPKEEKSRREQEALDHMCKLLGGGSRAKEVGDLWMEYEENASPEAKLVKDFDKVEMILQALEYENEQGKDLDEFFRSTAGKFQTETGKAWASEIASRRQKKN
- the LOC107419018 gene encoding uncharacterized protein LOC107419018 isoform X2, whose translation is MMGTGGSRALLLCKSSSSSLVLLLPSFSSTQQRLKSLTLRSPSLRLRRLMATDASSSSPSSLTSCDGAKPTASSNGDGAAASSSTSSTSASSAIDFLSLCHRLKTTKRAGWVRRDVVDPESVADHMYRMGLMALISSDIPGVDREKCIKMAIVHDIAEAIVGDITPSDGVPKEEKSRREQEALDHMCKLLGGGSRAKEVGDLWMEYEENASPEAKLVKDFDKSKGRTWMSFSGQLLGSSRQKQAKHGPQR